The Glycine soja cultivar W05 chromosome 3, ASM419377v2, whole genome shotgun sequence genome window below encodes:
- the LOC114406224 gene encoding uncharacterized protein LOC114406224, with protein MCIIMNKAHVLLVLVILIASSVAEKPSVVEARTLSLTSSHQGYSKIFATLGIVCKCCDGVEGGACTSTWTESCSNLQCSPWKSHS; from the exons ATGTGTATCATAATGAATAAGGCTCATGTGTTGTTGGTGTTGGTAATCTTGATTGCTTCATCAGTGGCAGAGAAGCCTTCTGTTGTGGAAGCAAGGACACTTTCCTTAACATCATCTCATCAAG GGTACTCAAAGATTTTTGCCACGCTTGGAATTGTTTGCAAGTGTTGTGATGGGGTTGAAGGTGGTGCCTGCACAAGCACATGGACAGAGTCTTGCTCTAACCTGCAGTGTTCCCCTTGGAAATCACACTCATGA